Proteins from a genomic interval of Caulobacter rhizosphaerae:
- a CDS encoding GNAT family N-acetyltransferase codes for MITLAHTDAEILATFEVMAQLRPHLARETYVARIRQLMASDGFRLAYVAQEGVARAVAGYRVLDMLYCGRFLSVDDLVADERVRSKGHGKALLDWLKVEARREGCGHLELISNVVREAAHRFYFREGLAVDAFHFRVKV; via the coding sequence ATGATCACCCTCGCCCACACCGACGCCGAGATCCTGGCCACCTTCGAGGTGATGGCCCAGCTCCGGCCCCACCTCGCCCGCGAGACCTATGTCGCCCGCATCCGCCAGCTGATGGCCAGCGACGGGTTCCGGCTGGCCTATGTGGCGCAGGAGGGCGTGGCGCGGGCCGTGGCCGGGTATCGGGTGCTGGACATGCTGTATTGCGGCCGGTTCCTCAGCGTCGACGACCTGGTCGCCGACGAACGGGTCCGGTCGAAGGGCCACGGCAAGGCGCTGCTGGACTGGCTGAAGGTCGAGGCCCGGCGCGAGGGCTGCGGCCACCTGGAGCTGATCTCCAACGTGGTCCGCGAGGCCGCCCACCGGTTCTATTTCCGCGAGGGCCTGGCCGTGGACGCGTTCCATTTCCGGGTGAAGGTTTAG